From one Caldithrix abyssi DSM 13497 genomic stretch:
- a CDS encoding DUF503 domain-containing protein — translation MVVALLTVEILVPGSASLKEKRGVVKRIKDRSRNKFNISVAEVDFQDKWQRAKLAFALVGSDHKNAETTMQKLFQMLDSDYGFEIVNFNFEFL, via the coding sequence ATGGTCGTTGCTCTGTTAACCGTAGAAATTCTGGTGCCCGGCAGCGCCTCTTTAAAAGAAAAGCGAGGGGTCGTTAAGCGCATTAAAGATCGCTCGCGCAACAAATTCAATATTTCGGTGGCCGAAGTGGATTTTCAGGACAAGTGGCAGCGGGCTAAACTGGCCTTTGCCCTGGTCGGCTCCGATCATAAAAATGCGGAGACGACCATGCAAAAGTTATTTCAAATGTTGGATTCGGACTACGGATTCGAAATCGTCAATTTTAACTTTGAGTTTTTGTAA
- the infB gene encoding translation initiation factor IF-2 codes for MAGRKKYKVFKVSKELNVGFDTIKSFLDKKDIKVSGPNDSISEEVYLEILDKFAQDKKKAEEIRARRAKKSGETEEVEVATVDETKEHTASIVDEIKKVIEEDAEALSQGKRTSKIKSVRKETKPQKKKVTKEVKEQAVEKEPLAEESVAPATEVKEEQVKAPQEEKTPETVEPEVSEQPEPKEASAKEIVKEEKAREPEKAPKPEAKEETATEKAEETKEAAGEKKRGKKKKKKGKETEAKEVVEEAGLSEKERKRRKALEMIRKDKNARRKPPKEFLKHAGAEGEEGVRRPGRKKKKKRSQVDMKEVQETLKKTLASLDSKGRKPKKQKKARVDETDGEEENIIRVAEFISVNELANLLDVPASEVIMKCLELGLVVTINQRLDIDTITLIAEEYGYKVEQQFATEFISEEEEEEEEVDESMLEPRAPIVTIMGHVDHGKTSLLDYLRKSNITAGEAGGITQHIGAYEVEYEGKKITFLDTPGHEAFTAMRARGAQVTDIVILVVAADDAVMPQTIEAIDHVKAAGVHMVIAINKIDKPGADPERIKQQLAERDILVEDWGGTYQCAEISAKTGQGVSDLLEKLLLEAEMLDLKANPHKRAVGVVIESRLDKGKGPIATVLVQDGTLKVGDHFVAGHHYGRVRALLNEKNERMKTAGPSQPAVVLGFEGIPQAGDRFVVMKDEKAARELASKRQQLKREQEAKQVKMLTLQQISERIAQGEVHDLPIVIKADVDGSAEALADALINLNTDEVKINVVRKAVGPITESDVLLASASGAVIIGFNVRANLKAKELAEKENVDIRTYRVIYDAIDDLKSAMEGMLKPSLEENVLGQAEVRETFKISRVGTVAGCYVINGKIPRNANIRVVRDDVEIYDGKIASLKRFKEDVREVNSGFECGIQIENFNDLKVGDIIEAYETIEVKRKLA; via the coding sequence ATGGCTGGAAGAAAAAAGTATAAGGTATTTAAGGTTTCGAAGGAATTGAACGTAGGGTTTGACACCATTAAGTCTTTTCTGGATAAAAAGGACATTAAGGTGTCCGGTCCTAACGATTCCATCTCCGAAGAGGTGTATCTGGAAATTCTTGATAAGTTTGCGCAGGATAAAAAGAAGGCGGAAGAGATTCGGGCCCGCAGGGCTAAAAAGAGCGGCGAAACTGAGGAAGTGGAAGTTGCCACCGTTGATGAAACGAAAGAACACACCGCAAGCATCGTCGATGAAATTAAAAAGGTGATTGAAGAAGACGCCGAAGCGCTTTCGCAGGGCAAGCGGACAAGCAAAATTAAATCGGTCAGAAAAGAAACGAAACCTCAGAAAAAGAAAGTAACTAAAGAAGTAAAGGAACAGGCGGTCGAAAAAGAACCGCTGGCCGAAGAAAGCGTTGCCCCTGCAACGGAAGTAAAAGAAGAGCAGGTTAAAGCGCCTCAGGAAGAAAAAACGCCTGAAACAGTCGAACCGGAAGTTTCTGAGCAGCCTGAGCCAAAAGAAGCGTCGGCGAAAGAAATTGTAAAAGAAGAAAAGGCACGGGAGCCGGAAAAGGCTCCGAAACCCGAAGCGAAAGAAGAAACCGCAACGGAAAAGGCGGAAGAAACCAAAGAAGCCGCAGGAGAGAAAAAGAGAGGGAAGAAGAAAAAGAAAAAAGGTAAAGAAACAGAAGCCAAGGAGGTCGTTGAAGAAGCCGGCCTTTCGGAGAAAGAGCGCAAGCGCCGCAAAGCTCTGGAGATGATTCGCAAAGATAAGAACGCGCGCCGCAAGCCGCCCAAGGAATTTTTGAAACATGCCGGAGCAGAAGGCGAAGAGGGCGTTCGCAGACCCGGCCGTAAAAAGAAGAAAAAAAGATCTCAGGTAGATATGAAAGAGGTGCAGGAGACGCTAAAGAAGACCCTGGCCTCGTTAGACTCCAAAGGCCGTAAGCCTAAAAAGCAGAAAAAAGCCAGAGTTGATGAAACCGACGGCGAAGAAGAAAATATCATCCGGGTGGCCGAGTTCATCTCTGTGAATGAATTAGCCAACTTGCTGGATGTGCCGGCCTCGGAGGTGATTATGAAATGCCTTGAACTGGGACTTGTGGTGACGATTAACCAGCGTCTGGATATCGATACCATTACATTGATCGCCGAAGAATATGGCTATAAAGTAGAACAGCAGTTCGCCACCGAGTTTATTAGCGAGGAAGAAGAGGAAGAAGAAGAGGTCGATGAGTCAATGCTGGAGCCGCGAGCGCCGATTGTAACCATCATGGGCCATGTGGATCACGGTAAAACATCGTTGCTGGATTATTTGCGCAAGAGTAATATTACGGCCGGCGAAGCAGGCGGAATTACGCAGCACATCGGCGCTTATGAGGTGGAGTACGAAGGCAAAAAGATCACCTTTTTAGACACGCCCGGTCATGAGGCTTTTACAGCCATGCGCGCCCGCGGCGCCCAGGTTACGGACATTGTAATTCTGGTGGTGGCCGCCGATGACGCGGTAATGCCGCAGACCATCGAAGCCATCGACCACGTTAAGGCGGCCGGCGTTCACATGGTGATTGCTATCAATAAGATCGATAAGCCCGGCGCAGATCCGGAGCGCATCAAACAGCAACTGGCGGAGCGCGACATTCTGGTAGAAGACTGGGGCGGAACCTATCAGTGCGCTGAAATTTCGGCCAAAACCGGTCAGGGCGTTTCTGATTTGTTGGAAAAACTGCTGTTAGAAGCGGAAATGCTCGATCTTAAAGCCAACCCGCACAAACGTGCGGTGGGCGTGGTGATTGAATCCAGGCTGGACAAAGGAAAAGGCCCCATTGCCACGGTTTTAGTGCAGGACGGAACCCTGAAGGTTGGCGACCATTTTGTGGCCGGGCACCATTACGGTCGAGTTCGCGCGTTGCTTAACGAAAAGAATGAACGGATGAAAACGGCCGGACCTTCGCAGCCGGCGGTTGTGCTGGGCTTTGAAGGCATTCCACAGGCGGGCGACCGCTTTGTGGTGATGAAAGACGAAAAAGCAGCCCGTGAACTGGCTTCCAAACGCCAGCAGCTGAAACGCGAGCAGGAAGCCAAACAGGTTAAAATGCTTACCCTACAGCAAATTTCCGAACGGATTGCCCAGGGCGAAGTGCACGACCTACCCATCGTTATTAAAGCCGATGTGGACGGCTCGGCCGAGGCCCTTGCCGACGCCCTGATTAATCTTAATACGGATGAGGTGAAAATAAATGTGGTGCGCAAGGCCGTAGGCCCCATTACCGAATCGGACGTGTTGCTGGCCAGCGCTTCCGGCGCGGTGATTATCGGCTTTAACGTGCGCGCCAATCTAAAGGCCAAAGAGCTGGCCGAAAAAGAAAACGTTGACATCCGCACCTATCGCGTGATTTACGACGCCATCGACGATCTCAAATCGGCCATGGAAGGCATGCTTAAACCGAGTCTGGAAGAGAACGTGCTGGGCCAGGCCGAAGTTCGCGAAACCTTTAAAATCTCGCGCGTGGGAACCGTTGCCGGATGCTATGTGATCAATGGAAAAATACCGCGCAATGCTAATATCAGAGTGGTGCGCGACGATGTGGAGATTTACGACGGCAAAATCGCCTCGTTAAAACGCTTTAAAGAAGACGTGCGCGAGGTGAACAGCGGCTTTGAATGCGGTATTCAGATCGAAAACTTTAATGATTTAAAAGTAGGCGATATTATTGAGGCCTACGAAACCATTGAGGTTAAACGAAAATTAGCGTAA
- a CDS encoding M16 family metallopeptidase — translation MDQYIEKTILNNGLTVISERLPTVRSISLGVWIRAGSRYENEQNNGIAHFIEHLVFKGTKKRRGLQIARALEELGGSLNAYTSKEVTHFYTLALDEHLPVCVDVLGDLVCNPLLKEADIEKEKQVVIEEIHAVKDTPEEYLYDVFQEKLFPNHPLGFPILGKPETVRRFDLRTVREFMEQFYLPENIIISAAGNLKHDRLLKLVEKHFHFERHGQRPAPVRPRAAEKVNLEINEPFNQAHIVVGLEALPYASEDRFALHALNAYLGGGMSSRVFQTIREKHGLAYMVYSALDFFMDTGIFSFYLGTDPAKRGKALKLLFKEIAKVTEKEISRTMVKRLQEQLKGQLLLGLENTAHRMSRLAKNEIYFGKQVPLEESIEMIYALDEKKIFEVAQKIINVDKLNVIQMVGHA, via the coding sequence ATGGATCAATACATTGAAAAGACCATCTTAAATAATGGACTGACCGTGATAAGCGAACGCTTGCCAACGGTGCGGTCCATTTCTTTAGGCGTCTGGATCCGGGCCGGGTCGCGTTACGAAAACGAGCAAAACAACGGTATTGCCCATTTCATTGAGCATCTTGTTTTTAAAGGCACTAAAAAACGCAGAGGCCTGCAAATTGCCCGTGCGCTCGAAGAACTGGGCGGCAGTTTAAACGCTTACACCAGTAAAGAAGTAACCCACTTTTACACGCTTGCGCTGGATGAACATTTGCCGGTGTGCGTGGATGTTCTGGGCGATCTGGTTTGTAATCCACTTTTGAAAGAAGCGGATATCGAAAAAGAGAAACAGGTGGTCATCGAAGAGATCCATGCCGTTAAAGACACGCCCGAAGAATATCTGTACGACGTCTTTCAGGAAAAGCTTTTTCCGAACCATCCGCTGGGCTTTCCCATATTGGGGAAACCGGAAACGGTGCGGCGGTTCGATCTTCGAACGGTGCGTGAATTTATGGAACAATTTTACCTGCCCGAAAATATCATCATCAGCGCCGCCGGCAATTTAAAACACGATCGCCTCTTAAAGCTGGTTGAAAAGCACTTCCATTTTGAGCGGCACGGCCAGCGCCCCGCGCCGGTCAGGCCCAGAGCGGCAGAAAAAGTTAATCTGGAAATAAACGAACCATTTAACCAGGCGCATATTGTCGTCGGTCTGGAAGCGCTTCCTTACGCTTCGGAAGATCGATTTGCCCTGCATGCTTTAAACGCCTATCTGGGCGGGGGAATGAGTTCCAGAGTTTTTCAGACCATTCGCGAAAAACACGGGCTGGCTTATATGGTCTACTCTGCGCTTGACTTTTTTATGGATACCGGTATATTCAGTTTTTATCTGGGAACCGATCCGGCAAAGCGAGGCAAGGCCTTAAAATTGTTATTTAAGGAAATCGCAAAAGTAACCGAAAAAGAAATCAGCCGTACAATGGTAAAAAGGCTGCAAGAACAATTGAAGGGACAATTGCTTCTGGGGCTGGAAAACACAGCGCACCGCATGAGTCGTCTGGCTAAAAATGAAATCTATTTCGGAAAACAGGTGCCGCTGGAAGAATCAATCGAGATGATTTACGCGCTGGATGAGAAAAAAATTTTTGAAGTGGCGCAAAAAATAATTAATGTTGATAAGTTAAATGTAATACAAATGGTCGGTCATGCTTAA
- a CDS encoding bifunctional riboflavin kinase/FAD synthetase, with translation MKIIKGLEQIHSIGDCAVTMGTFDGVHRGHHMLIERLIEEARKRGLKSILLTFDPHPRLFFGGAEKVKLLTTLDEKLDLLKMFDLDCVGVLEFNQALAAMSYQAFVDEILLNKLRMRLLVVGYDHGFGKGREGTFENLKRLGRQLHFDVLKVEPLVTGEHIVKSSTIRRLLLEGDVKKAAELLGHLYELKGKVVKGRLVGKKLEFPTANLYINDSAKLLPKDGVYAVDVKVIDRMYRGMLNIGFRPTVNHSTQRTVEVHIHDFSQDIYGKEITVFFKKRLRDERKFENLEELKKQLLIDREQSLKI, from the coding sequence ATGAAGATCATAAAAGGGCTTGAACAAATACATAGCATTGGTGATTGCGCCGTGACCATGGGCACCTTTGACGGCGTGCACAGGGGACACCACATGTTGATCGAACGCTTGATTGAAGAAGCCCGTAAACGCGGTTTAAAATCGATTTTGCTGACGTTTGATCCTCATCCGCGGCTCTTTTTCGGCGGAGCGGAAAAAGTGAAACTGCTTACCACGCTCGATGAAAAACTGGACTTGCTCAAAATGTTTGATCTGGATTGTGTAGGCGTGCTGGAGTTTAATCAGGCGCTGGCCGCAATGAGCTATCAGGCCTTTGTGGATGAAATTCTGTTAAACAAACTGCGCATGCGCTTACTGGTGGTGGGGTATGATCATGGATTCGGCAAAGGGCGTGAGGGAACGTTTGAAAACTTAAAACGTCTTGGCCGTCAGCTCCATTTTGATGTGCTTAAGGTGGAACCGCTGGTCACGGGAGAACATATCGTTAAAAGCTCTACCATTCGCCGCTTGTTACTGGAAGGCGATGTGAAAAAGGCTGCGGAGCTGTTAGGGCATCTTTACGAATTGAAGGGAAAGGTGGTAAAAGGAAGGCTGGTTGGTAAAAAATTAGAATTTCCCACTGCAAATCTTTATATTAATGATTCTGCAAAGCTTTTACCGAAAGACGGCGTGTATGCTGTTGACGTAAAAGTTATCGATCGGATGTATCGCGGAATGTTGAATATTGGCTTTCGGCCGACCGTAAACCATTCCACGCAAAGAACGGTTGAAGTTCATATTCATGATTTTTCGCAGGACATTTACGGAAAAGAGATTACGGTGTTTTTCAAAAAACGCCTGAGAGACGAAAGAAAATTTGAGAATTTGGAAGAATTAAAAAAGCAACTATTAATAGACCGAGAACAAAGTCTGAAAATATAA
- a CDS encoding polyribonucleotide nucleotidyltransferase, producing MYIKKSIELNGQDLTIETGKLAKQAHGSALVRYGDTMVLVTVVANDEMTEQRDFMPLTVEYREKMFAAGKIPGGFIKREGRPSEKEILSARLIDRPIRPLFPDNFFYETQIIASVLSMDRENEPDVLAGIGASAALVFSDIPFEGPIATVRVCKLDDSYVINPTIDQIENSQLELVVAGSEESIMMVEGEGKEVPEDFILEAITHAHEAIKKIIALQKEIAAELNVVKREVPELEFPEGLEEKVTELAVERVKEAIRIGEKIERQKALKAIKEEIIEQLQEEYPESERLIATVLHDLEKQLMREMVLNEQRRLDGRGYVDIRPISCEVDLLPRTHGSALFTRGQTQALGVVTLGTKSDEQIVEALEGESSKRYLLHYNFPPFSTGEAKPIRGVSRREVGHGNLAERALKPVIPEAEEFPYTIRVVSEVLESNGSSSMATVCAGSMALMAAGVPIKSAVAGIAMGLIKEDDKIAILSDILGDEDHLGDMDFKVAGTSKGVTAVQMDIKIGGISQEIMARALQQAREGRMHIMEKMNEAIDKPRDEISPWAPKIIEFHVPVDKIGLIIGPGGKTIRGIIEDAGSEIDINIDEDGKVTVASPDMEAAYKAQRIIESMTEEPVLGKAYRGIVKRVKDFGCFVEFLPGREGMVHISELDVQRTNKVTDVVKEGDEIDVVITRIEPNGKIALSRKAFLRRKLKTGRPTYKKGI from the coding sequence ATGTACATCAAGAAATCAATCGAATTGAATGGGCAAGACCTGACCATTGAAACAGGGAAGCTTGCCAAACAGGCCCATGGATCGGCGCTGGTGCGCTATGGCGACACCATGGTTTTAGTCACAGTGGTCGCCAATGACGAAATGACTGAACAGCGCGATTTTATGCCTTTAACGGTGGAATATCGGGAAAAGATGTTTGCCGCCGGAAAAATTCCCGGCGGTTTCATTAAACGTGAAGGCCGGCCCAGCGAAAAAGAGATTCTTTCGGCCCGCCTGATCGATCGTCCCATCCGTCCGCTATTCCCGGACAATTTCTTCTACGAAACACAGATCATCGCTTCGGTGCTTTCCATGGATCGCGAAAACGAGCCGGATGTGCTGGCTGGCATTGGAGCCTCGGCCGCGCTGGTCTTTTCGGATATCCCGTTTGAAGGCCCCATTGCCACGGTGCGCGTTTGCAAACTGGACGATTCGTACGTGATCAATCCAACCATTGATCAAATCGAAAATTCACAATTGGAACTGGTGGTGGCCGGCTCGGAAGAGTCCATTATGATGGTGGAAGGCGAAGGCAAAGAAGTCCCGGAAGACTTTATCCTGGAGGCGATTACGCACGCCCATGAAGCCATCAAGAAAATTATTGCACTGCAAAAAGAGATCGCCGCAGAACTGAACGTTGTCAAACGCGAAGTTCCTGAGCTGGAGTTTCCGGAAGGCCTGGAAGAAAAGGTAACGGAGCTGGCGGTAGAACGCGTTAAAGAGGCCATTCGCATTGGAGAAAAAATCGAACGGCAAAAAGCGCTGAAGGCGATTAAAGAAGAGATCATCGAACAACTGCAGGAAGAATATCCGGAAAGCGAGCGTCTGATCGCCACGGTGCTGCATGACCTTGAAAAACAGTTGATGCGTGAAATGGTGCTCAACGAACAACGCCGATTGGACGGTCGCGGTTATGTGGATATTCGTCCTATTTCATGCGAGGTTGACCTGCTGCCGCGCACGCACGGTTCGGCCCTGTTTACGCGCGGGCAAACTCAGGCTCTGGGCGTGGTTACCCTGGGTACGAAGTCGGACGAACAAATTGTGGAAGCGCTGGAAGGCGAATCGAGTAAACGCTATTTGTTGCACTATAACTTTCCGCCTTTTAGCACGGGCGAGGCCAAACCAATCCGCGGCGTTAGCCGTCGCGAAGTAGGGCATGGCAATCTGGCTGAGCGGGCGTTAAAACCGGTGATTCCGGAAGCCGAAGAGTTTCCGTACACCATTCGCGTGGTGTCCGAGGTCCTCGAATCGAACGGCTCTTCATCCATGGCTACGGTTTGCGCGGGGTCCATGGCTCTGATGGCAGCGGGCGTTCCTATTAAAAGCGCGGTTGCCGGTATTGCCATGGGCTTAATCAAAGAAGATGACAAAATCGCCATTCTGTCCGATATTCTGGGCGATGAAGACCATCTGGGCGACATGGATTTTAAAGTAGCCGGAACGAGCAAAGGCGTAACCGCCGTTCAGATGGATATCAAAATTGGCGGTATTTCTCAGGAAATTATGGCTCGCGCATTGCAGCAGGCGCGCGAAGGGCGCATGCACATCATGGAAAAGATGAACGAAGCCATCGACAAACCGCGCGACGAGATCAGCCCCTGGGCGCCAAAGATCATCGAATTTCATGTGCCGGTGGATAAAATCGGATTGATCATTGGCCCGGGCGGTAAAACGATTCGCGGTATTATTGAAGATGCCGGCAGTGAAATCGACATCAATATCGACGAAGACGGAAAGGTAACCGTCGCTTCGCCCGATATGGAAGCCGCCTACAAGGCGCAACGCATCATCGAATCCATGACCGAAGAGCCGGTTTTGGGCAAGGCTTACCGGGGCATTGTTAAGCGCGTGAAAGATTTTGGCTGCTTTGTGGAATTTTTGCCCGGCCGCGAAGGAATGGTGCATATTTCTGAGCTGGATGTGCAGCGCACCAACAAGGTGACCGATGTGGTTAAAGAAGGCGACGAGATCGATGTGGTGATAACGCGCATCGAGCCCAACGGAAAAATCGCCCTCAGCCGCAAAGCCTTTTTGCGCCGTAAATTAAAAACAGGTCGCCCAACTTACAAAAAGGGTATCTGA
- the truB gene encoding tRNA pseudouridine(55) synthase TruB, with product MMQILKKNDPIDASLARQGFIALINKPQDWTSFDVVNKIRHALKIKKVGHAGTLDPFATGLLIVGAGRGTRALSQFMNLDKTYRAVIRLGVETDTYDVTGKVVKEQDTQMITRQDVEAVINEMQGEMLQVPPMYSAKKIKGQPLYKLARKGKEVEREPQKVVIHQAKMLSWQPPLVEVELTVSKGTYIRTYAHDLGQKLGVGAMLAELARTKIGAFCLEESFELNAFIENWKQTVGQGDEDHKRA from the coding sequence ATGATGCAGATTCTGAAGAAGAATGATCCGATTGATGCCAGTCTTGCCCGGCAGGGCTTTATCGCGCTGATCAATAAACCGCAAGACTGGACATCCTTTGATGTGGTGAATAAGATCAGACATGCGCTTAAAATCAAAAAAGTAGGCCATGCCGGAACCCTGGATCCCTTTGCCACCGGTCTGCTAATTGTGGGCGCGGGCAGGGGCACCAGAGCCCTGAGCCAATTCATGAATCTGGATAAAACCTATCGGGCTGTGATTCGCCTGGGCGTTGAAACGGATACCTATGACGTGACGGGGAAGGTCGTAAAAGAACAAGATACGCAGATGATAACAAGGCAGGACGTGGAGGCGGTAATCAACGAAATGCAGGGAGAAATGTTACAGGTGCCGCCCATGTACTCGGCCAAAAAGATAAAGGGACAGCCCCTGTACAAACTGGCCCGCAAAGGCAAAGAAGTAGAGCGTGAGCCGCAAAAGGTGGTGATTCATCAGGCAAAAATGCTGAGCTGGCAGCCGCCGCTGGTTGAAGTGGAATTAACGGTTTCCAAAGGAACTTACATTCGCACCTATGCGCACGACCTGGGGCAGAAGTTAGGCGTGGGCGCCATGCTGGCCGAACTGGCGCGCACCAAAATCGGCGCGTTTTGCCTTGAAGAGAGTTTTGAATTGAATGCGTTCATTGAAAATTGGAAGCAAACCGTCGGGCAGGGCGATGAAGATCATAAAAGGGCTTGA
- the rbfA gene encoding 30S ribosome-binding factor RbfA encodes MAEGRRVKRYADLIKRVVSEVIEFKLNDPNKGMVTLTRVKVSPDLRIATIYYTVLGDEKQRAKTKEVLNRSRSFIRSEIKPFITSRWLPELRFFYDETMDYAERIDSLLKSIKNDADSEEE; translated from the coding sequence ATGGCAGAAGGCAGAAGAGTAAAACGCTACGCCGACTTAATTAAAAGAGTGGTCAGCGAAGTTATCGAATTTAAATTGAATGATCCCAATAAGGGAATGGTTACCCTGACACGCGTCAAGGTTTCGCCCGATTTGCGCATAGCGACCATTTACTACACCGTGTTGGGCGACGAAAAACAGCGAGCCAAAACAAAGGAAGTGCTCAATCGCTCCCGATCGTTTATTCGCAGCGAAATAAAGCCCTTTATTACCAGCCGCTGGTTACCGGAATTGCGCTTTTTTTACGATGAAACCATGGATTATGCCGAGCGCATTGATTCGTTATTGAAGTCGATTAAGAATGATGCAGATTCTGAAGAAGAATGA
- the rpsO gene encoding 30S ribosomal protein S15 produces the protein MALTKDDKSNIITKFGESAQDTGKTEVQIALLTARINYLTDHLRTHKKDHHSRRGLLKLVGQRRRLLNYLIKKDINRYRKVIKELGIRR, from the coding sequence ATGGCTTTAACCAAAGATGACAAAAGCAACATCATCACCAAGTTTGGCGAATCTGCACAGGATACAGGTAAAACCGAAGTTCAGATCGCTTTATTAACCGCCAGGATCAACTACCTGACAGACCACCTGCGCACTCACAAAAAAGACCATCATTCGCGCCGGGGATTGTTGAAACTGGTTGGTCAACGGCGTCGCTTGTTAAACTACCTGATCAAAAAAGACATTAACCGTTATCGTAAGGTAATCAAAGAATTAGGAATCAGACGTTAA
- a CDS encoding alanine dehydrogenase produces MLNIGIVKELKPYESRVMITPEGVGVLTRNGLTVYVENGAGESCGFDDLQYERAGAIILPTMEKVFSKAQLIIQVQPPHPVQFELLTADHILLSFMNLIHQADRLTALVNTKSTFISAELLQDADGKYPLLVGMSEIAGKMAVFLSAMLLTTPEGGKGKLLTGTEFSRPSTMTIVGAGTVGRTVAAIAHDLGVKVNLLTLKPEKIEEAHKEVPQIHIQAYNDDLLRELLPQTDVLVVAIHSLKREFDIKITRDMIRLMEKGSVLIDISVAEAHVVETSHLTNHDQPTFIVEGVVHYCVPNIGALVPQTASRVLTKKLLPYIKVLALKELKDALLEEPGLVPAIGIYKGKITNRMVADYYNQDFYNIFELLELNI; encoded by the coding sequence ATGCTTAATATTGGTATTGTCAAAGAACTCAAGCCTTACGAAAGTCGGGTGATGATCACCCCCGAAGGCGTGGGCGTATTAACGCGAAACGGTTTAACGGTTTACGTAGAAAACGGAGCAGGCGAAAGCTGTGGATTTGATGACTTGCAGTACGAAAGAGCCGGCGCCATTATTTTGCCCACCATGGAAAAAGTGTTTAGTAAGGCTCAATTGATTATTCAGGTGCAGCCGCCGCATCCGGTTCAATTTGAACTGTTAACCGCCGATCATATTTTACTTTCGTTCATGAATTTAATACATCAGGCCGATCGTCTGACGGCCCTGGTTAACACCAAAAGCACCTTTATCAGCGCCGAGCTTTTGCAGGATGCAGATGGAAAATACCCGCTGCTGGTTGGGATGAGTGAGATCGCCGGGAAAATGGCGGTGTTTCTTTCGGCCATGTTGTTAACCACGCCCGAAGGCGGCAAGGGAAAACTGCTAACCGGCACCGAGTTCTCGCGCCCCTCCACTATGACCATTGTGGGCGCCGGAACCGTTGGACGAACCGTTGCCGCCATAGCCCACGATCTGGGCGTAAAAGTCAATTTACTGACCTTAAAACCGGAAAAAATAGAAGAGGCGCATAAAGAGGTGCCCCAGATTCACATTCAGGCATATAATGATGACTTACTGAGGGAGTTGTTGCCTCAAACCGACGTATTGGTGGTGGCCATTCATTCCTTAAAACGCGAATTCGACATAAAGATTACGCGCGATATGATCCGGCTGATGGAAAAAGGCAGTGTGTTGATCGATATTTCCGTGGCCGAAGCCCATGTGGTGGAAACCTCGCATCTGACCAACCACGATCAGCCTACATTTATCGTGGAAGGCGTGGTGCACTATTGTGTGCCCAATATTGGCGCGCTGGTGCCGCAGACTGCCAGCCGTGTGCTGACCAAAAAATTACTCCCTTACATTAAAGTTCTGGCTTTAAAAGAGCTTAAAGACGCCCTCCTGGAAGAACCCGGCCTGGTGCCGGCCATCGGTATTTACAAAGGCAAAATAACCAATCGCATGGTGGCCGATTACTACAATCAGGATTTTTACAACATTTTTGAACTCTTGGAACTTAACATCTGA